Proteins encoded together in one Stutzerimonas stutzeri window:
- the rseP gene encoding RIP metalloprotease RseP: MGALYMIIGTLVALGVLVTFHEFGHFWVARRCGVKVLRFSVGFGSPLVRWHDRHGTEFVIAAIPLGGYVKMLDEREGDVPPALLDSAFNRKTVRQRFAIVSAGPLANFLLALVFFWLLAMLGSQQVRPVVGAVESGSLAAQAGMAVDQEIVAVNGKPVSGWGEVNLQLVRRLGESGQLDVTVREVGSSAERQLQIPLQNWLKGVEEPDPITALGIRPWRPQIAPVIAQLDPEGPAQAAGIQLGDRLISLNRQPLDDWQQVIDAVKVLPGATAVLEVERDGQRVDVPLTLAARGEGEARRGYLGAGVEGGEWPAEMLREVRFGPLDAVVEGAKRTWTMSLLTLDSLKKMLFGELSVKNLSGPITIAKVAGASAQSGLGDFLNFLAYLSISLGVLNLLPIPVLDGGHLLFYLVEWVRGRPLSERVQGWGVQIGISLVVGVMLLALVNDLGRL, from the coding sequence ATGGGCGCGCTCTACATGATCATCGGCACCCTCGTTGCGCTCGGGGTGCTGGTTACCTTCCACGAATTCGGTCACTTCTGGGTCGCACGGCGTTGCGGCGTCAAGGTACTGCGCTTCTCGGTCGGCTTCGGCAGTCCGCTGGTGCGCTGGCATGATCGGCACGGCACCGAGTTCGTGATCGCCGCGATCCCGCTCGGCGGGTACGTCAAGATGCTCGACGAGCGCGAGGGTGACGTGCCACCAGCGCTGCTCGACAGTGCGTTCAATCGCAAGACGGTGCGGCAGCGCTTCGCCATCGTCTCTGCCGGTCCGCTGGCCAATTTCCTTCTCGCTCTGGTGTTCTTCTGGCTCCTGGCAATGCTCGGCAGCCAGCAGGTGCGTCCAGTGGTTGGGGCTGTGGAGTCTGGTAGCCTCGCCGCGCAGGCCGGGATGGCGGTCGATCAGGAGATCGTCGCGGTCAACGGCAAGCCTGTCAGTGGCTGGGGTGAGGTCAACCTGCAGTTGGTACGGCGCCTGGGCGAAAGCGGTCAGCTCGACGTGACGGTGCGTGAGGTCGGCAGCTCCGCCGAAAGGCAGCTGCAGATTCCGCTGCAGAACTGGCTTAAAGGTGTGGAGGAGCCGGACCCGATTACGGCGCTCGGCATTCGGCCATGGCGCCCACAGATCGCGCCGGTGATCGCCCAGCTCGATCCCGAAGGCCCTGCCCAGGCTGCCGGAATTCAACTCGGCGATCGGTTGATCAGCTTGAACCGGCAACCGCTCGACGATTGGCAGCAGGTAATCGACGCGGTCAAGGTTCTGCCCGGCGCGACAGCGGTTCTCGAGGTTGAGCGTGACGGGCAACGTGTTGATGTGCCGTTGACACTTGCCGCTCGCGGAGAGGGTGAAGCGCGGCGCGGTTATCTCGGTGCGGGCGTCGAAGGCGGTGAATGGCCGGCCGAGATGTTGCGCGAGGTTCGTTTCGGCCCGCTGGATGCGGTGGTGGAAGGGGCGAAACGCACCTGGACCATGAGCCTGTTGACGCTCGATTCCCTGAAGAAAATGCTCTTCGGGGAGCTCTCGGTAAAAAACTTGAGCGGTCCGATAACGATTGCTAAAGTGGCGGGCGCTTCGGCCCAGTCCGGCCTTGGGGATTTCCTCAATTTCCTCGCCTATCTGAGCATAAGTCTGGGGGTTCTCAATTTATTGCCTATCCCGGTGCTCGATGGCGGCCATCTGCTCTTCTATCTCGTCGAGTGGGTCCGCGGGCGTCCGCTTTCGGAACGGGTGCAGGGATGGGGGGTACAGATCGGCATCAGCCTCGTGGTAGGGGTGATGCTGCTTGCATTGGTCAATGATCTTGGCCGTCTGTAA
- the lpxD gene encoding UDP-3-O-(3-hydroxymyristoyl)glucosamine N-acyltransferase, which yields MAGAVFTLGQLAEELGGSLRGDAARVIDGLATLQEAGPSQLSFLANTQYRKYLASTRAGAVLLSSDDVQGYPGAAIIVSDPYLAYARASHLFETRPAFSSGVHPTAVVAPDAEVHPSASIGAYVVIEAGACIEADVEIGAQSFIGARSRVGEGGRLAPRVTLYHDVQIGKRVVIQSGAVIGGEGFGFAKEKGAWQKIAQIGGVRIGDDVEIGSNTTIDRGALSDTLIGNGVKLDNQIMIAHNVQIGDNTAMAGCVGISGSTKIGRNCMIAGGVGMVGHIEVCDNVFVTGMTMVTRSITEPGSYSSGTAMQNAADWRKSAARIRQLDDMARRLQQLEKSLAAVTQGQNPSSDA from the coding sequence ATGGCCGGCGCAGTGTTTACGCTCGGTCAGCTGGCCGAGGAGCTGGGTGGCAGCCTGCGCGGCGATGCCGCCCGAGTCATCGACGGGCTTGCCACTTTGCAGGAGGCTGGCCCGTCTCAGCTGAGCTTTCTGGCCAATACCCAGTATCGCAAGTACCTGGCTTCTACTCGGGCGGGCGCGGTATTGCTTTCGTCCGATGATGTGCAGGGCTACCCGGGCGCGGCGATCATCGTCAGCGATCCGTATCTTGCCTACGCGCGGGCATCCCACCTGTTCGAAACTCGCCCGGCATTTTCTAGCGGTGTGCATCCGACTGCGGTCGTCGCGCCCGATGCCGAGGTTCATCCGTCGGCGAGCATCGGTGCCTACGTGGTGATCGAGGCGGGGGCGTGTATCGAGGCGGATGTGGAGATCGGCGCGCAGTCGTTCATCGGTGCGCGCAGTCGGGTCGGTGAAGGCGGTCGTTTGGCGCCGCGTGTGACGCTTTATCACGATGTGCAGATCGGCAAGCGAGTGGTCATCCAGTCGGGGGCGGTGATCGGCGGCGAGGGATTCGGTTTTGCCAAGGAAAAAGGTGCCTGGCAGAAGATCGCCCAGATCGGCGGCGTGCGCATCGGCGACGACGTCGAGATCGGCTCCAACACGACCATCGACCGTGGTGCGCTCTCCGACACGCTGATTGGCAACGGCGTCAAGCTCGACAACCAGATCATGATCGCGCACAACGTGCAGATCGGCGACAACACCGCGATGGCTGGCTGCGTGGGAATTTCCGGCAGCACCAAGATCGGGCGCAACTGCATGATTGCAGGTGGCGTCGGCATGGTCGGCCACATCGAGGTCTGCGACAACGTTTTCGTGACTGGAATGACGATGGTCACGCGTTCCATTACCGAGCCTGGAAGTTATTCTTCCGGTACGGCCATGCAGAATGCGGCCGATTGGAGAAAAAGCGCTGCGCGCATTCGGCAGCTGGACGACATGGCGCGTCGGTTGCAGCAGCTGGAGAAAAGCTTGGCCGCCGTGACTCAGGGTCAGAATCCGTCTTCTGATGCCTGA
- a CDS encoding OmpH family outer membrane protein — protein MRKLTQLFLVVAALVATPAFAEMKIAVMNYQMALLESDAAKRYAVDAEKKFGPQLSKLKTLESDAKRIQDRLVKDGDKMQQAERERLELEFKQKARDFQFQSKELNEAKAVADRDMLKQLKPKLDQAVEEVIKKGNYDLVFERGAVVDVKPQFDITRQVIERMNQLR, from the coding sequence GTGCGTAAGTTGACTCAACTGTTTCTCGTCGTTGCCGCGCTGGTGGCGACTCCCGCATTCGCCGAAATGAAGATCGCCGTCATGAACTATCAGATGGCATTGCTGGAGTCCGACGCGGCCAAGCGCTATGCAGTCGATGCCGAGAAGAAATTCGGTCCCCAGCTGAGCAAGCTCAAGACGCTGGAAAGCGATGCCAAGCGCATCCAGGACCGCCTGGTCAAGGACGGTGACAAGATGCAGCAGGCCGAGCGTGAGCGCCTTGAGCTGGAGTTCAAGCAGAAGGCCCGTGACTTCCAGTTTCAGTCCAAGGAGCTGAACGAGGCGAAGGCCGTCGCTGACCGTGACATGCTCAAGCAGCTCAAGCCCAAGCTGGATCAGGCAGTCGAAGAAGTCATCAAGAAGGGTAACTACGACCTGGTGTTCGAGCGTGGCGCCGTGGTGGATGTCAAGCCGCAGTTCGACATCACCCGCCAGGTCATCGAGCGCATGAACCAACTGCGCTGA
- the rnhB gene encoding ribonuclease HII has product MQFGLDFNLVEELVAGVDEVGRGPLCGPVVTAAVILDPARPIEGLNDSKKLTEARREALFDEIREKAVAWCIARAEVEEIDQLNILHATMLAMQRAVEGLSVTPRLALIDGNRCPQLAVPSAPVIQGDAQVPAIAAASILAKVSRDREMQALDLCYPGYGLAGHKGYPTPSHLEALRRLGPTPIHRRSFAPVRAMLEQVSIEVEVPASVLLV; this is encoded by the coding sequence ATGCAGTTCGGGCTCGATTTCAATCTCGTGGAAGAGCTGGTCGCGGGTGTCGACGAAGTGGGTCGTGGGCCGCTGTGTGGGCCGGTCGTGACGGCGGCCGTGATTCTCGATCCGGCAAGGCCGATCGAAGGCTTGAACGACTCGAAGAAGCTGACCGAGGCTCGCCGAGAGGCCCTGTTCGACGAAATCCGGGAGAAGGCGGTCGCCTGGTGCATCGCCCGTGCCGAGGTGGAGGAGATCGACCAGCTCAATATCCTGCATGCCACCATGCTGGCCATGCAGCGCGCCGTCGAAGGGCTGAGTGTCACGCCGCGGCTGGCGCTGATCGACGGCAATCGTTGTCCCCAACTGGCTGTGCCCAGCGCGCCGGTGATCCAGGGTGATGCACAGGTTCCGGCAATCGCGGCGGCGTCCATTCTGGCCAAGGTCAGTCGTGACCGCGAAATGCAGGCGCTGGATCTGTGCTATCCGGGCTATGGTCTGGCCGGCCACAAGGGCTACCCGACGCCGAGCCACCTCGAGGCGCTTCGTCGCCTCGGGCCCACGCCCATTCATCGGCGCTCGTTTGCGCCCGTCCGCGCGATGCTCGAGCAGGTGAGCATCGAGGTAGAGGTTCCGGCCAGCGTCCTGCTGGTCTAG
- the fabZ gene encoding 3-hydroxyacyl-ACP dehydratase FabZ, which yields MMDINEIREYLPHRYPFLLVDRVTELDVEAKRVRAYKNVTINEPFFNGHFPQHPIMPGVLIIEAMAQAAGLLGFKMMGVKPSDGTLYYFVGSDKLRFRQPVRPGDQLVLEADFLSNKRGIWKFDCRATVDGKPVCSAEIICAEQEI from the coding sequence ATGATGGATATCAACGAGATTCGCGAATATTTGCCTCACCGCTACCCGTTCCTGCTGGTGGATCGGGTAACGGAACTGGATGTCGAGGCCAAGCGCGTTCGCGCCTACAAGAACGTGACCATCAATGAGCCGTTCTTCAATGGGCATTTCCCGCAGCACCCGATCATGCCGGGCGTGCTCATCATCGAAGCCATGGCGCAGGCCGCTGGCCTCCTGGGCTTCAAGATGATGGGTGTCAAGCCATCCGATGGCACGCTTTACTATTTCGTCGGTTCTGACAAGCTGCGGTTCCGCCAGCCGGTACGCCCCGGCGACCAGCTGGTTCTCGAGGCGGATTTCCTGAGCAACAAGCGCGGTATCTGGAAGTTCGATTGTCGCGCTACCGTCGATGGCAAGCCGGTCTGCTCGGCTGAAATCATCTGCGCGGAACAGGAAATATGA
- the lpxB gene encoding lipid-A-disaccharide synthase, producing MSRPLRVALVAGESSGDILGAGLMQALKAQHADVEFIGVGGPRMQAEGLQSYFPLERLAVMGLVEVLGRLPELLARRKRLVDTLIQQRPDVFIGIDAPDFNLGLELKLRRAGIRTVHYVSPSVWAWRQKRVLKIREACDLMLTLFPFEAKFYDDHQVPVRFVGHPLADTIPLCADRAAARLALGLPEQGTIVALMPGSRGGEVARLGELFLSAAERLRAMRPGIRFVMPCASPERRLQLEQMLATRDLPLTLLDGRSHEALAACNAVLIASGTATLEALLFKRPMVVAYSVAPMTYRILRRLVKSPYVALPNLLAQRLLVPELLQDAATPEALAQALSPLLDDGEVQTEGFDSIHRTLRCDASSQAADAVLRLVGAR from the coding sequence ATGAGCAGGCCGCTCAGGGTTGCCCTGGTTGCCGGGGAATCCTCTGGTGACATTCTCGGCGCGGGCCTGATGCAGGCGCTGAAGGCGCAACACGCCGATGTCGAGTTCATTGGCGTCGGTGGTCCACGCATGCAGGCCGAAGGGCTGCAATCCTATTTCCCGCTGGAGCGACTGGCCGTGATGGGCCTGGTCGAAGTGCTCGGCCGTCTGCCGGAGCTGCTGGCGCGCCGTAAGCGCCTGGTGGATACGCTGATCCAGCAGCGGCCCGATGTGTTCATCGGCATTGATGCCCCTGACTTCAACCTGGGGCTCGAGCTCAAGCTGCGTCGAGCCGGGATCAGGACAGTGCATTACGTCAGCCCGTCGGTCTGGGCCTGGCGCCAGAAGCGGGTGCTGAAGATCCGGGAAGCCTGCGATCTGATGCTGACGCTGTTCCCCTTCGAAGCCAAGTTCTACGACGACCATCAGGTCCCGGTGCGCTTCGTCGGTCATCCTCTGGCCGATACCATTCCGCTATGTGCCGACCGAGCAGCCGCGCGGTTGGCGCTCGGCTTGCCGGAGCAGGGCACGATCGTCGCGCTGATGCCGGGCAGTCGGGGCGGCGAGGTGGCTCGCCTGGGCGAGCTGTTCCTCAGTGCCGCCGAGCGGTTGCGCGCCATGCGGCCCGGCATTCGTTTCGTCATGCCCTGCGCCAGCCCGGAGCGCCGGCTGCAGCTGGAGCAGATGCTGGCGACCCGCGACTTGCCGCTGACGCTGCTCGACGGCCGGTCCCACGAGGCGCTGGCCGCCTGCAACGCAGTGCTGATCGCTTCCGGCACCGCCACGCTCGAAGCGCTGTTGTTCAAGCGCCCGATGGTGGTGGCCTACAGCGTGGCACCGATGACCTATCGCATCCTGCGCCGGTTGGTTAAAAGCCCCTACGTTGCGTTGCCCAATCTGCTGGCGCAGCGCCTGCTGGTGCCGGAGCTGCTGCAGGACGCGGCGACACCGGAGGCGTTGGCCCAGGCGCTATCGCCGCTGCTGGACGATGGCGAAGTGCAAACGGAAGGCTTCGACAGCATCCATCGCACGCTGCGCTGCGATGCGTCGAGCCAGGCTGCAGACGCGGTTTTGCGGCTGGTAGGAGCGCGCTGA
- the bamA gene encoding outer membrane protein assembly factor BamA yields MKRLLLPAVISALMIAEVHAESFTISDIRVNGLQRVSAGSVFGALPLNVGEAADDARLVDATRALFRTGFFQDIQLGREGDVLVISVVERPSISAIEIEGNKAIKTEDLLSGLQQSGLAEGEIFQRATLEGVRNELQRQYVAQGRYSATIETEVVAQPRNRVALKIKINEGSVAAIKHINVVGNSVFPDEDLVDLFELKTTNWLSFFRNDDKYAREKLSGDLERLRSYYLDRGYINMDITSTQVSITPDKKHVYVTVNIDEGERYTVRDVKLSGDLKVPQEEIEALLLAKEGQVFSRKVMTSTSELITRRLGNEGYTFANVNGVPEAHDEDNTVSITFVVDPGKRAYVNRINFRGNTKTEDEVLRREMRQMEGGWASTYLIDQSKTRLERLGFFKEVNVETPQVPGTDDQIDVNYSVEEQPSGSIMASIGFAQNAGLILGGSISQNNFLGTGNRVSLGLTRSEYQSRYNFGFVDPYWTEDGVSLGYNAFYRTTDYDELDYDVSSYSVDSLGAGINIGYPISETSRLSFGLTVQQDDLDTGRYTVDEIFDFMEEEGDSFLNFKASVGWSESTLNRGVLATRGHSQSLVFETTVPGSDLSFYKLDYNGQLFVPMTKDYTLRMHTRLGYGDAYGSTSRLPFYEHYYAGGFNSVRGFEDSSLGPRSTPSRGEGNPGGKPGTIRDPDQDPLPFGGNVLVQGGLEVLFPMPFVKDQRSLRTSVFWDVGNVFDTNCPSGAANCSDIDFGDMASSVGVGLTWITAMGPLSFSLAMPVVKPDDADTQVFQFSLGQTF; encoded by the coding sequence ATGAAACGTCTGCTGCTACCTGCGGTTATTTCCGCATTGATGATTGCCGAAGTTCACGCTGAGTCCTTCACTATCTCCGATATCCGAGTCAACGGCTTGCAGCGGGTTTCCGCCGGCAGCGTTTTTGGTGCGCTTCCGTTGAATGTGGGCGAGGCGGCCGATGATGCGCGACTTGTCGATGCTACTCGCGCGCTCTTTCGAACCGGCTTTTTCCAGGACATCCAGCTTGGTCGTGAAGGCGATGTGCTGGTTATCAGCGTAGTCGAGCGTCCGTCGATTTCCGCCATCGAAATCGAGGGCAACAAAGCGATCAAGACCGAAGATCTCCTGTCAGGCTTGCAGCAGTCAGGGCTCGCCGAAGGCGAGATCTTCCAGCGTGCGACGCTCGAAGGCGTGCGCAACGAGCTGCAGCGTCAATATGTCGCCCAGGGTCGTTACTCGGCCACCATCGAAACCGAAGTGGTGGCCCAGCCGCGCAATCGCGTCGCGCTGAAGATCAAGATCAACGAAGGCTCGGTCGCTGCCATCAAGCACATCAACGTCGTGGGCAACTCGGTGTTCCCGGACGAGGATCTGGTCGACCTGTTCGAGCTCAAGACCACCAACTGGCTTTCCTTCTTCCGCAACGACGACAAGTACGCCCGCGAGAAGCTGTCCGGCGACCTGGAACGCCTGCGTTCCTATTACCTGGACCGTGGCTACATCAACATGGATATCACCTCGACCCAGGTATCCATCACGCCGGACAAGAAGCACGTCTATGTGACGGTCAACATCGACGAAGGCGAGCGTTACACCGTTCGCGACGTCAAGCTCAGCGGTGATCTCAAGGTTCCGCAGGAAGAGATCGAGGCGCTGCTCCTGGCGAAGGAAGGCCAGGTGTTCTCCCGCAAGGTGATGACCTCGACGTCCGAGCTGATCACCCGTCGCCTTGGCAACGAGGGCTATACCTTCGCCAACGTCAATGGTGTCCCGGAGGCGCACGACGAGGACAACACCGTCTCGATCACCTTCGTCGTCGATCCGGGCAAGCGTGCCTATGTCAATCGCATCAACTTCCGTGGCAACACCAAGACCGAAGATGAGGTGCTGCGCCGCGAGATGCGCCAGATGGAGGGCGGCTGGGCATCGACCTACCTGATCGACCAGTCAAAGACTCGCCTCGAGCGCCTGGGCTTCTTCAAGGAAGTCAACGTCGAAACACCTCAGGTGCCTGGTACCGACGACCAGATCGACGTCAACTACAGCGTCGAGGAGCAACCGTCCGGCTCGATCATGGCCAGTATCGGCTTCGCGCAGAACGCCGGCCTGATCCTTGGCGGTTCCATCAGTCAGAACAACTTCCTTGGTACCGGTAACCGTGTCTCGCTGGGCTTGACCCGCAGCGAGTACCAGTCGCGCTACAACTTTGGCTTCGTCGACCCCTACTGGACCGAAGATGGCGTCAGCCTGGGCTACAACGCCTTCTATCGCACCACCGACTACGACGAGCTGGACTATGACGTCTCCAGCTACTCGGTGGATAGCTTGGGTGCCGGTATCAACATCGGCTACCCGATTAGTGAGACCTCGCGTCTGTCCTTCGGGTTGACCGTGCAGCAGGACGATCTGGATACCGGTCGCTATACCGTCGATGAGATTTTCGACTTCATGGAAGAAGAGGGCGATAGCTTTCTCAACTTCAAGGCGTCGGTCGGCTGGTCGGAGTCGACGCTGAACCGCGGCGTGCTGGCCACTCGCGGTCACTCCCAGAGCCTGGTCTTCGAGACCACCGTGCCGGGTAGCGACCTGTCCTTCTACAAGCTGGACTACAACGGCCAGCTGTTCGTGCCGATGACGAAGGATTACACCCTGCGCATGCATACGCGCCTGGGCTACGGTGATGCCTACGGTTCTACTTCTAGATTGCCGTTCTATGAACACTACTACGCGGGTGGTTTCAATTCCGTTCGCGGTTTTGAGGACAGTAGTCTCGGTCCGCGTAGCACTCCTAGCCGGGGAGAAGGTAATCCTGGCGGAAAACCGGGGACGATTCGTGATCCGGACCAAGATCCGTTGCCCTTCGGCGGTAACGTTTTGGTCCAAGGCGGGCTGGAAGTGCTCTTTCCCATGCCGTTCGTCAAAGATCAGCGCTCGTTGAGAACCTCTGTGTTCTGGGATGTTGGTAACGTTTTTGACACCAATTGCCCGTCCGGTGCCGCCAATTGCAGCGATATCGATTTTGGTGACATGGCCAGTTCGGTCGGTGTCGGCTTGACCTGGATTACCGCGATGGGACCATTGAGCTTCAGCCTGGCGATGCCGGTGGTGAAGCCGGACGATGCCGATACCCAGGTATTCCAGTTCTCGCTGGGACAAACGTTCTAG
- the lpxA gene encoding acyl-ACP--UDP-N-acetylglucosamine O-acyltransferase — translation MSLIDPRAIIDPAARLADDVQVGPWSIIGPDVEIGEGTVIASHVVIKGPTRIGRHNRIYQFSSVGEDTPDLKYKGEPTRLVIGDHNVIREGVTIHRGTVQDRSETTIGDHNLIMAYAHIGHDSVIANHCILVNNTALAGHVHVGDWAILSGYTLVHQFCHIGAHSFSGMGTAIGKDVPAFVTVFGNPAEARSMNFEGMRRRGFSAEAVHALRNAYKIVYRKGLTVEAALSELAESAAAFPEVAIFRDSIQASTRGITR, via the coding sequence ATGAGTTTGATCGACCCTCGCGCCATCATCGATCCTGCCGCTCGGCTGGCGGATGACGTCCAGGTGGGGCCCTGGTCGATCATTGGTCCGGATGTCGAAATCGGCGAGGGTACGGTGATCGCGTCGCACGTGGTCATCAAAGGGCCGACCCGTATCGGTCGGCACAATCGCATCTATCAGTTCTCCTCGGTAGGCGAAGATACGCCTGACCTGAAGTACAAGGGCGAGCCGACTCGACTGGTGATCGGCGATCACAATGTGATTCGCGAGGGTGTCACCATCCATCGCGGCACCGTGCAGGATCGCTCCGAAACCACCATCGGTGATCACAATCTGATCATGGCGTACGCGCATATCGGCCACGACAGCGTCATCGCCAACCACTGCATCCTGGTCAACAACACCGCGCTGGCGGGGCACGTGCACGTGGGGGACTGGGCGATTCTGTCCGGCTACACCCTGGTCCACCAGTTCTGTCACATCGGGGCGCACAGCTTCTCCGGCATGGGGACGGCGATTGGCAAGGATGTGCCGGCATTCGTCACCGTATTCGGCAACCCGGCAGAAGCGCGCAGCATGAACTTCGAGGGCATGCGTCGTCGCGGCTTCAGCGCCGAAGCCGTGCACGCTCTGCGCAATGCCTACAAGATCGTCTATCGCAAAGGGTTGACGGTGGAGGCAGCGCTCAGCGAGCTGGCCGAGAGTGCGGCGGCCTTCCCGGAGGTGGCGATCTTCCGCGACTCCATCCAGGCGTCGACTCGTGGCATCACCCGCTGA